The DNA sequence ttttatccatctaaatttaagaaatactatatGATTTTACTTAAATCTTGTACTTACTGAAACTCTTTAATTTTGAGTTCAAGTTAATATGAACACTTTATGAAATAATTGTACGATGCACATTCTGAAATTAGATATTGCCATAAATAACCATTTTATGGTGtccactattttaatttcaacttCATGGACATGAAATAAACACTCTAAGCCATTTATAGGAAAAAAACTAAAGAAGTCATAGTCCAAATAATTGCCTATAAAATGATCATTTGAATGCATTTGCTgcaaattcagaaaaaataaacggtgaaattaaattcaaagtttcaaaaaaTGCAGGCCATCAAGGAGAAGATCAATGACTTGAAGGAAATCCGAAAAGCTAAGGCTGAAgcaaaagaagatgaaagagTAAGGacttttccatttctcaaCAAGGATATATAATTTCACATTATATTGACAATTGTTGACACAACACGAACCTAATCAAATCGACATGATAATTTCTTATTGTACATGATATACTATGTCCGTGTTCGAGTCCTTATCGGATTATGTTATATCGTACCGACACAATAACATGTAACAATTGAGGTGTGCAGGCGGAGAAAGAAATGGCGAAATCTCGAATCGAGGTGGCTCATGAGGTGAGGATGGCGAGAGAGGCGGAGGCAGCGATGGATTATCACGTGCAGAAAGCGGCAGAGAAGGCGGCTGAGCACGAGAAGAAGTACCCTCTGCCAGGGCACGCCGGGGGTGAGCAGGCCGACGATAGCCTCTCTGTTGGATCTCAGGGCCGGACTAATTCCTCTGGACCCGCATCTGCTGGTTACAATTC is a window from the Salvia hispanica cultivar TCC Black 2014 chromosome 1, UniMelb_Shisp_WGS_1.0, whole genome shotgun sequence genome containing:
- the LOC125201851 gene encoding late embryogenesis abundant protein 6-like, with the protein product MQAIKEKINDLKEIRKAKAEAKEDERAEKEMAKSRIEVAHEVRMAREAEAAMDYHVQKAAEKAAEHEKKYPLPGHAGGEQADDSLSVGSQGRTNSSGPASAGYNSSSAELSNNYSSSAAAESGHNKATYTDAPSTLAEEDAVYPSNNPQ